ACCGTCCGATTCCTGTCATCTCCCAGCGAGTGCGCTCTTTCTCGCTCTCTAACCCTAGGCCTCTCTCTAGCACCTTTCTACAAGGACAACGATGGCTGAGCGCGGTGGAGGTGACCGTGGTGGATTCGGCCGAGGCTTCGGTGGTGGTCGCTCGAGGGGAGACCGCGGCCGCGGAGGCCGGCGCAGGCCACGCCGTGACGAGGAGGAGAAATGGGTGCCGGTGACGAAGCTGGGGCGTCTTGTGAAGGCCGATAAGATAAAGTCGTTGGAACAGATCTACCTGCACTCGCTGCCCATCAAGGAGCATCAAATTGTCGACCAGCTCTGCCCTGGCCTCAAGGACGAGGTCATGAAGATCATGCCAGTGCAGAAGCAGACACGGGCCGGTCAGCGCACCCGATTCAAGGCATTCGTCGTCGTCGGCGACAACAACGGCCACGTCGGGCTCGGCGTGAAATGCAGTAAAGAAGTGGCAACCGCCATTCGTGGCGCCATTATACTGGCCAAGCTCTCTGTGATCCCCGTAAGGAGGGGTTACTGGGGGAACAAGATCGGCAAGCCCCATACTGTGCCGTGTAAGGTCACTGGTAAGTGCGGCTCCGTCACGGTCCGCATGGTGCCTGCGCCACGTGGAGCTGGAATTGTGGCCGCCAGGGTTCCCAAGAAGGTCCTCCAGTTTGCTGGGATCGATGACGTGTTTACCTCATCCAGAGGCTCCACTAAGACTCTTGGAAACTTCGTGAAGGTTGGTTTGCTCTCATGCTTAATCTGTTTTTGGCTTAATCTTCATGAATCATGGTTTATGGCGGGCGTTGAGAGGGTCTCACCTATAATTTCAGTTCattctaatttttattgtaCGTGACTGCATTGGATTTTGTGATTCCATAGTAAGATATAGTCAAATTTCTGGAGTTTCGTAAAGTTTCAATGAAGatatcaaatcaaattatgTTTCTTGTATTGTCAAAACGCTTTATTATCAACTAAAGAAACATCAAACACGAGGGTAGCCAACTCCATGAAGCGTAAGCTTCAAAATGAGACAATGACAGGGGGAGAGAACATGAAAAACAAGATAATACTATTCATTCACCATGTATTACTTATTAAGTTTAACGGGGTTTGGTCTGTATCTTGTATCTGCCAATGTGTTGTTCGTGAAGTTGTATAGGTTTTCTTAGATCCGTCTATGATTATGGATTCTTAAGTtctctaaaataaattttgggaaGTGGCTCATTAGCTCCCTTTGTTGAAATGGACTGAATCTAAAAATTCAAAGTATATAGTTTTTTAGATAAGGCTGTAAAGTTATAGAATTGATAATGTTTGAACCTTGGTTCTGCTCCATGTTAAATTTTACTTTCAGGtacttgttattttgttattaatagGGTTTTTCTTTCTAATGGCTGGTTATTTGTTGTATGGTTTACTCGTTGACCATTATGTTTCTTTACTTGTTTTTCTCTCCTTCTACAGGCAACTTTTGAGTGTCTGCTGAAGACTTACGGGTTTCTTACACCAGACTTTTGGAGGGAAACTCGCTTTACAAAGTCTCCGTTCCAAGATCATACAGACCTGTTGGCAAAACCAGTTGGTAAGTTAATTTTGGAGGAGCCTGAGAGGCTTGATGCTTGAGCTAgatgttttctatttctttcgaGGGATAGTTTGATTCCTTTTGGGTATTTGACTGTTTAATTAAGTTTTGGTTAGGATGTCTTTATGCCTACTTTAgctttatgttttattttgtatggaTACTTGTGTCTTTATATAATGTCCTTGTCATTTTGATTATCCATACCAACGGCAAAATTATTGTTTTGGGTTAAGATATCTGTTTTTGATTATCCATACCTAtccattttaatttatttttctgatgTGATTCCATCCTGGGTCCATAGTAAACTTACTCAAATTTGTGGAGTTTCGTAATGTTGCAATGAAGTTTTGATATCAATTCATATTATGTTTTTTGTATTGTCAAATCGATTTCTTTTCAGCTAAAGAAACCTCAAACACGATTGTAGCCAACTCCATGTAGCGTAAGCTTTCAGACCAAGTCAATGAATAGGGTTGTATTACATATCAAGTTCAAAGGGTTTTGGCTTTGGTCTGTATCTTGTTCTGATGCAGATGGGATTTAGGTGGATGTGGACATTTTCATTCGAGTCAGCAAATTGAAGGAGAATGTTATCTGTTATTGAGGTCTGACATAAATATATTCCTCAAGGGGTTGCTTTCATTTTGTCATAAAATGTTATTCCTCAGTTTCCAGAATTTTATGCAGGTGAAATATATTAGTCAACGACAGACATGCTAATTTAAGGTGAATATGGGGCTTATGCTTCTTAGAAATTTGTTTGTCATCCATTCTCTCCCCCATCCATCCCTACGCTTTCTAGTCTCAGCCCTGTGACGAAGGCCCATAATCCCACAAAGGAACTCAACAACTCTTTTCCGCCATTGCACCTATAGCATGTTATCTTCTcttacattttttcttttattttttgcgagagatttttctttttctttttttaaataattggtcTTGTTTATTTGCCTTTTTAGTATT
Above is a genomic segment from Corylus avellana chromosome ca9, CavTom2PMs-1.0 containing:
- the LOC132162190 gene encoding small ribosomal subunit protein uS5x-like, whose amino-acid sequence is MAERGGGDRGGFGRGFGGGRSRGDRGRGGRRRPRRDEEEKWVPVTKLGRLVKADKIKSLEQIYLHSLPIKEHQIVDQLCPGLKDEVMKIMPVQKQTRAGQRTRFKAFVVVGDNNGHVGLGVKCSKEVATAIRGAIILAKLSVIPVRRGYWGNKIGKPHTVPCKVTGKCGSVTVRMVPAPRGAGIVAARVPKKVLQFAGIDDVFTSSRGSTKTLGNFVKATFECLLKTYGFLTPDFWRETRFTKSPFQDHTDLLAKPVGKLILEEPERLDA